A section of the Balearica regulorum gibbericeps isolate bBalReg1 chromosome 6, bBalReg1.pri, whole genome shotgun sequence genome encodes:
- the STK17B gene encoding serine/threonine-protein kinase 17B — translation MSRRKLENKSLSGLLATSLQTQIKTDNFHNFYMLESRELGRGRCAVVRKCIAKSTGQEYAAKFLKKRRRGQDCKAEILHEIAVLELMKSNPHVVNLHEAYETANEIILVLEYAAGGEIFDLCVPDLDDRIGERDIVRLIRQILEGLCCLHENNIVHLDLKPQNILLSSINPLGDVKIVDFGMSRKLENSSELRQIMGTTEYLAPEILNYDPITTATDMWNIGVISYMLLTQESPFVGADNQETYLNISQVKVDYSEETFSSVSQPAKDFIQKLLIKNPEERPTAEACLSHLWLQQGEFILLRSPEETCCSSLMPGHTTKCSEEWNIKSSCNGTCSNKEDKENIPEDSSTVSKRFRFDDSLQYPQDFMTDFVC, via the exons ATGTCGAGGAGAAAGTTAGAGAATAAAAGCCTTTCTGGCTTGTTAGCCACATCTCTGCAGACACAAATCAAGACAGACAATTTCCATAATTTTTATATGCTTGAATCAAGAGAGCTAGGAAG AGGAAGATGTGCTGTGGTTAGAAAATGTATAGCTAAATCCACAGGCCAAGAGTATGCAgctaaatttttaaagaaaagaagaagaggtCAAGACTGCAAAGCAGAGATTCTTCATGAAATTGCCGTACTTGAATTAATGAAATCTAATCCTCACGTAGTTAATCTCCATGAAGCCTatgaaacagcaaatgaaatcATCTTAGTGTTGGAATA tgctgctggaggagaaataTTTGACTTGTGTGTCCCAGATCTGGATGACAGAATTGGTGAAAGGGATATTGTAAGACTTATAAGACAAATACTTGAAGGACTTTGCTGCTTGCATGAAAACAATATTGTTCATCTTGATTTAAAG cctcaaaatattttgctgagcAGCATCAATCCTCTTGGTGATGTAAAAATTGTAGATTTTGGTATGTCTCGGAAGCTTGAGAATTCCAGTGAACTGCGGCAGATCATGGGAACAACAGAGTATCTAG CTCCAGAAATCTTAAACTATGATCCTATTACCACAGCTACAGATATGTG GAACATAGGTGTAATTTCATACATGCTGCTGACACAAGAATCTCCATTTGTGGGAGCTGATAATCAAGAAACTTACCTTAATATATCTCAAGTTAAAGTGGATTattcagaagaaacattttcatcagTTTCACAGCCTGCCAAAGACTTCATTCAAAAACTTCTCATAAAAAATCCAGA ggAAAGACCCACAGCAGAGGCCTGTCTTTCGCATTTGTGGTTGCAGCAAGGGGAGTTCATACTCTTGCGTAGCCCCGAAGAAACTTGTTGTTCTTCTCTAATGCCAGGACACACAACAAAATGCTCAGAAGAGTGGAATATAAAATCCAGTTGTAATGGTACGTGTAGCAAcaaggaagacaaagaaaatattccagagGACAGCAGTACAGTCTCCAAACGCTTCCGTTTTGATGATTCTTTGCAGTATCCCCAAGACTTCATGACAGACTTCGTATGTTAA